Proteins encoded in a region of the Neodiprion virginianus isolate iyNeoVirg1 chromosome 2, iyNeoVirg1.1, whole genome shotgun sequence genome:
- the LOC124297655 gene encoding protein kintoun encodes MAVYNSRLKKNWEDLDVTKEELETITDCLKKEEFRKLLFDYAEEVTNPENKKLYQSEIAQLERERGVDVTFVNPEPGYVIKTSVDGCRKCFVNISQSSSVGKPSSRPTCEGGSRGLQWSIPHTLAPPRDDLDKKSARCVVFDVVFHPDTLHLASKNSKFRETVNQTALDGVESSFKVKLDRNNIKFPKMSFKGVSQPTVIRKKSERPAVPSDVDLEPEIYQKLMTSYDESREEQLRAMDKPAERRSPSTKYFNERRSTESECSAYTTPKFVVKHQDSVDIQDFHNHKNARLHKAIPKKLVVEIDLPLLKSAGDATLDVQERLVMLKSEKPAKYQLQLPLPYSVDPDNGGAKFDPKNKKLTVTLPVLRGVVPLCDNREDSGVDSDHGSPLADSGDDEGAEKKALVTVIDRESAFGECEEDTALRTSNQSVPDEPAFMNPDVKYSLPAFSCNCYDKTLAFTIHLKNVDPDSIRHKMLKENSGVHVLLTSVGAGFFPVYYSMCFKTGRESIRPESLVIEPWDNNVVITVALEDCREDVSKYFVGIDEEFMELRELFAPVSLQNKLNELMIQPCLQTNKKIEVMGEGDDIVINITPNQLDSDDEAEREDTDSSRYDDHRSISESSGDELGNIPGPAGRSKGILKSRRNYGFTRSVSESSVDDSAMLASSIDFHSDSIPEINSESGSSSLKKTVRFNDVVARQLYRSNSSILGQRKKNQRKLRNKKRAHDRRTSESENSESEERAEKYKISPKNTPVENSVHENVKPILNYDKSMVHKKSEHIDIENQKNHNSHSSKRNDESTEKNHWNDDNENGTNAVTEVFKNDLIFDLDI; translated from the exons ATGGCCGTGTACAACTCGCGATTAAAAAAGAACTGGGAGGATTTGGACGTGACGAAGGAAGAGCTAGAGACGATAACCGACTGTCTTAAGAAAGAGGAGTTCCGGAAACTCCTGTTCGATTACGCAGAGGAGGTGACGAACCCCGAGAACAAGAAACTGTACCAGTCGGAGATCGCGCAgctggagagagagagaggcgtaGACGTGACGTTCGTTAACCCTGAGCCGGGTTACGTAATAAAAACAAGCGTCGACGGGTGCAGGAAGTGCTTTGTAAACATAAGCCAAAGCTCGAGTGTCGGCAAGCCTTCGAGCCGGCCGACCTGCGAGGGTGGTAGCCGGGGTTTGCAGTGGTCCATTCCCCACACCTTGGCTCCCCCCCGCGATGACCTCGACAAGAAGAGCGCCCGGTGCGTCGTCTTCGACGTGGTGTTCCACCCGGACACCCTGCACTTGGCCAGCAAGAATTCCAAGTTCCGGGAGACCGTTAATCAGACGGCGTTGGACGGTGTCGAGAGCAGTTTTAAAGTTAAGCTAGACCGGAACAACATCAAGTTCCCCAAGATGAGCTTCAAGGGTGTCAGCCAGCCGACGGTGATCAGAAAGAAGTCGGAGCGGCCGGCGGTGCCCTCGGACGTTGACCTTGAGCCGGAGATCTACCAGAAGCTGATGACCAGCTACGACGAGAGCCGTGAGGAGCAGCTTCGAGCCATGGACAAACCGGCCGAGCGGCGGTCGCCTTCGACTAAATATTTCAACGAGAGAAGGAGCACGGAGAGCGAGTGCTCCGCGTACACCACGCCAAAGTTCGTCGTCAAGCATCAGGACAGCGTCGATATACAAGACTTTCATAATCACAAAAATGCCAGACTCCATAAAGCTATTCCCAAGAAACTTGTCGTTGAAATCGACCTTCCCCTTCTTAAAAGCGCCGGCGACGCCACCCTTGATGTTCAAGAACGGCTGGTAATGCTGAAGAGCGAGAAACCCGCTAAATACCAGCTTCAACTCCCCCTGCCGTACAGTGTCGATCCAGACAACGGCGGCGCAAAATTTGACCCTAAAAACAAGAAGCTCACTGTCACTCTGCCTGTTCTCAGGGGCGTCGTTCCGCTCTGTGACAACAGGGAGGACAGTGGAGTCGACAGTGATCATGGCAGCCCTTTGGCAGACTCTGGCGATGATGAAGGAGCCGAGAAAAAGGCACTGGTTACCGTTATCGACAGGGAAAGTGCGTTTGGTGAATGTGAGGAAGATACCGCGCTAAGAACTAGTAACCAAAGCGTACCTGACGAGCCGGCGTTCATGAACCCTGATGTCAAATATTCCCTTCCTGCCTTTAGCTGTAATTGTTATGATAAAACTCTTGCTTTTACTATCCACCTCAAAAATGTTGATCCTGATTCGATACGGCATAAAATGCTGAAAGAGAATTCGGGCGTTCATGTGCTTCTTACCTCGGTCGGAGCTGGATTTTTTCCCGTTTATTATTCTATGTGCTTTAAGACTGGGCGAGAATCTATTCGTCCCGAATCACTGGTCATAGAGCCTTGGGATAACAATGTTGTCATTACCGTCGCCTTGGAAGATTGCAGGGAAGACGTGAGCAAGTACTTCGTTGGAATTGACGAGGAGTTTATGGAACTCAGGGAACTATTCGCCCCTGTTTCCCTCCAAAATAAACTCAATGAACTTATg ATTCAGCCTTGTCTGCAAACAAATAAGAAGATTGAAGTTATGGGAGAAGGCGATGACATTGTGATTAATATAACGCCAAATCAGTTGGACTCAGACGATGAGGCAGAGCGCGAAGATACAGACTCTTCACGATACGACGATCATAGATCGATATCAGAAAGTAGTGGTGATGAATTAGGAAATATTCCTGGTCCTGCGGGCAGGTCCAAGGGTATACTAAAGTCCCGTCGTAATTATGGCTTTACACGTTCGGTTTCCGAATCGAGCGTAGACGATAGCGCTATGCTTGCTTCTTCTATAGACTTCCATTCCGACTCAATTCCAGAAATAAATTCTGAGTCTGGAAGTTCGAGTTTGAAGAAGACAGTTCGTTTTAATGATGTTGTCGCTCGCCAGTTATACAG atcCAACTCAAGTATCCTAGGACAGCGTAAGAAGAACCAGCGTAAATTACGCAATAAGAAACGTGCGCACGATCGTAGAACTAGTGAAAGTGAAAACTCCGAGAGCGAGGAGCGTGCGGAAAAGTACAAAATTAGCCCTAAAAATACCCCGGTGGAAAATAGCGTCCATGAAAATGTGAAGCCAATATTAAATTACGATAAATCGATGGTACACAAAAAATCTGAGCACATCGAtatagaaaatcaaaaaaatcacaacTCTCATTCCAGTAAACGAAACGATGAGAGTACAGAGAAAAATCATTGGaatgatgataatgaaaatGGTACAAACGCTGTTACAGAAGTCTTTAAGAacgatttaatttttgatcttgatatttaa
- the LOC124298077 gene encoding uronyl 2-sulfotransferase-like: MRRSNTNLLTSLIACLTVAFIVFNKAIMQPEHLSSKVSLPMTTDADRYSSSLQINNSRRDYSQAHRHVTPSLAELGGRRSIPEMSENTLMLTRILGAGSELLVLILQRLQGRNAFKHIRLPSGDDNLLTTLQQELLVEDITTIIRQEAVPLTFDADVRFLNFSAFGRQAPTYISMVRDPLDPKVLRRFQKDDAAELRYCGAIAHFCGQDPRCTSENRTWAMAEAQANVERWYPVVGLLEYIGPTLKTLERSFSYFFKGATDVYSELQVKRKTDVPWKSKIQAALEGKLLIGPLAKEVEFYLWLKSRLLCPKCGNG, from the exons ATGCGTCGCTCCAACACTAATTTGCTAACGAGCCTGATTGCTTGTCTCACCGTGGCTTTCATTGTATTTAATAAGGCAATTATGCAGCCGGAACACTTATCTTCAAAGGTTAGCCTCCCGATGACGACAGATGCCGACAGATACTCGTCAAGCCTGCAGATCAATAATTCGAGGAGGGATTATTCTCAG GCACATCGACACGTGACCCCGTCTTTAGCCGAGCTGGGAGGTCGTCGAAGTATCCCAGAAATGAGTGAGAACACGCTGATGTTAACGCGGATTTTAGGTGCTGGATCGGAACTTTTGGTTCTCATTTTGCAACGACTTCAAGGACGAAACGCTTTTAAGCACATCAGGCTGCCTTCCGGGGACGATAATCTCCTCACTACGCTTCAGCAG GAGCTTCTCGTCGAAGATATCACCACCATCATCAGGCAAGAGGCTGTTCCGTTGACCTTTGACGCTGACGTCAGATTCCTCAACTTCTCGGCCTTCGGACGGCAGGCTCCGACTTATATCTCCATGGTCAGGGACCCACTCGACCCTAAAGTACTGCGAAG ATTTCAGAAGGATGACGCTGCTGAGTTAAGATATTGTGGAGCAATCGCCCATTTTTGTGGACAGGATCCACGATGCAC AAGCGAAAATCGCACATGGGCAATGGCCGAAGCTCAAGCCAATGTTGAACGGTGGTATCCTGTCGTTGGACTGCTCGAGTATATCGGACCTACGCTGAAAACTCTTGAACGTAGCTTCTCCTACTTCTTCAAGGGAGCCACGGATGTTTATTCAGAATTGC AGGTAAAAAGAAAGACTGACGTACCATGGAAATCGAAAATACAGGCTGCATTGGAGGGGAAACTTCTGATCGGACCACTGGCAAAGGAAGTTGAATTTTATCTGTGGCTGAAATCGCGGCTGCTTTGTCCGAAATGCGGCAATGGTTGA